A window of the Mesoplasma florum L1 genome harbors these coding sequences:
- the fba gene encoding class II fructose-1,6-bisphosphate aldolase — protein MTRLYHEKLVNATAMVKAAHENKYAIGHFNINNLEWTKAILEAAQASNTPVILGTSEGAIKYMGGPVTVVGMVNGLLEELNITVPVALHLDHGQSIEMAKKCILAGYSSVMFDGSHLPYEENLAKTKELLIFANEHEISVEAEIGSIGGEEDGVVGNGELGDPTQAAEISKTGIAMLAAGIGNIHGKYPEWWTGLSFDTLEELQAACKMPMVLHGGSGIPQDQVEKAISMGISKINVNTELQLAFRDATRKYIEAGKDLDDKTKGFDPRKLLNPGYQALKETFNELTEWFGCKGKA, from the coding sequence ATGACAAGACTATATCATGAAAAATTAGTTAATGCTACAGCTATGGTTAAAGCAGCACACGAAAACAAATACGCAATCGGTCACTTTAACATTAATAACTTAGAATGAACTAAAGCAATCTTAGAAGCAGCTCAAGCTTCAAACACACCTGTTATCTTAGGAACAAGTGAAGGTGCTATTAAATATATGGGTGGACCAGTTACTGTTGTTGGGATGGTTAATGGTTTATTAGAAGAATTAAACATTACTGTGCCAGTTGCATTACACTTAGACCACGGACAATCAATTGAAATGGCTAAAAAATGTATTTTAGCTGGTTACTCATCAGTTATGTTTGATGGATCACACTTACCATACGAAGAAAACTTAGCAAAAACTAAAGAATTATTAATTTTTGCTAATGAACACGAAATTTCAGTTGAAGCTGAAATTGGTTCAATTGGTGGAGAAGAAGATGGAGTTGTTGGAAACGGTGAATTAGGTGACCCAACTCAAGCAGCAGAAATTTCAAAAACAGGAATTGCAATGTTAGCAGCAGGAATCGGAAACATTCACGGAAAATACCCTGAATGATGAACAGGATTATCATTTGATACTTTAGAAGAATTACAAGCAGCATGTAAAATGCCAATGGTATTACATGGTGGAAGTGGAATTCCTCAAGACCAAGTTGAAAAAGCTATTTCAATGGGGATTTCAAAAATCAACGTTAATACTGAATTACAATTAGCATTTAGAGATGCAACAAGAAAATATATTGAAGCTGGAAAAGACTTAGATGACAAAACAAAAGGTTTTGATCCAAGAAAATTATTAAACCCAGGATACCAAGCATTAAAAGAAACATTTAACGAATTAACAGAATGATTCGGATGTAAAGGTAAAGCTTAA
- a CDS encoding ABC transporter permease encodes MFKKIDTFNFKKQSSIFKNLTLLVYKSFIKEPRSIIFMLVVPIFFSVMFFFIFGKEGKTLFNYALLPCLTVLTSLTPAIVEWKNSVFLKRIDITGVKKSMFIGSIWLVYLLAGIFFYIVVLSFNAILSIIVLGAGDSNSFLKAFSSIKIGYLLLSIILICATSIALATLFGGIANSSGSIQGIVMMVYFFSIFLSGIMLPTESLFKSQGMVIFTYFIPHKYPVFLYMYSFSKTGWTETYQGTQVTFQGAVNSFTSSWQPIVGSLAILGGLFTLTTFTFKWTAKR; translated from the coding sequence ATGTTTAAGAAAATTGACACATTTAATTTTAAAAAGCAATCAAGCATATTTAAAAATTTAACTTTATTAGTTTATAAATCATTTATTAAAGAACCGAGAAGTATTATTTTTATGTTAGTTGTTCCAATATTTTTTTCAGTTATGTTTTTCTTTATTTTTGGAAAAGAAGGAAAAACATTATTTAATTATGCACTTCTTCCATGCCTTACTGTTTTAACATCTCTTACTCCTGCAATCGTAGAGTGAAAGAACTCAGTGTTTTTAAAAAGAATTGATATAACAGGTGTTAAAAAAAGCATGTTTATAGGGTCTATATGGCTGGTGTATTTATTAGCAGGAATATTCTTTTATATTGTTGTTTTATCATTTAATGCAATACTAAGTATAATTGTTTTAGGCGCAGGTGATTCAAACTCATTCTTAAAAGCTTTTTCTTCAATTAAAATCGGATATTTATTATTATCAATTATTTTAATTTGTGCAACATCAATTGCACTAGCAACTCTTTTTGGGGGTATTGCAAATTCATCAGGGTCAATACAAGGAATTGTAATGATGGTGTATTTTTTCAGTATATTTTTATCTGGAATAATGTTACCAACTGAGTCACTATTTAAAAGTCAAGGTATGGTTATATTTACTTACTTTATCCCGCATAAATATCCGGTATTCTTATATATGTATTCATTTAGCAAAACTGGATGAACTGAAACATACCAAGGAACTCAAGTAACATTCCAAGGAGCTGTGAATAGTTTTACATCAAGCTGACAACCAATAGTAGGTTCATTAGCGATTCTGGGTGGATTATTTACATTAACAACTTTTACATTTAAATGAACAGCAAAAAGATAA